The sequence CATCTAAATCGAACCATACAGACCACCGTACAAGGGAAAGCCCTGATCGGCGTTTTCCTTGGACTGGATGAAAACGGTGCCGCACTGCTGCAGAGCGGCGACCGGATCGTGACCATCACCAATTTCGCTACTTGGGAGACTGACGATGCTGTTGGCGATTGATATTGGAAACACACAAATTGCCGCCGGACTCATGGAGGGAGATGAGCTGCGGGCGCACTGGCGCATTTCAAGCATGATCGAACGGACCGAGGACGAGGCGTGGATGATGATGTCCAACATTGCCCGTGCCAATCAGGTCGATCTTGCGCAGACGACCGGCGTGGTCATTTCTTCGGTCGTGCCGGATTTGACCCACACTTTTGAAAAAATGGCCGTCAAATACCTGCATTTCGCCCCGCTGGTGGTCAGTTCGGCGCTCGATCTCGGCATCGAGATCGCCTACGAAAGCCCGACCCTTGTCGGAGCAGACCGGCTCTGCAACGCCGTCGGCGGCTTTTTCAAATACGGCGGGCCGCTGAACATCGTCGATTTCGGCACCGCCACCACCTTCGATGTTGTTTCGCGCGATGGCAAATATCTCGGCGGCGTGATCGCGCCTGGAATCGAAATGTCGGCGCAGATTCTTCATCGTCGCGCCGCCAAGCTGCCGAGGGTCTATCTGTCATTCCCCGCGCGCGTCATCGGCCGCACTACGGAAACCAGCATGCAGTCCGGTTTGATGTACGGCACCGTCGAGATGGTCGAGGGACTGACAGCCCGCATCAGCGAGGAGCTCGGTGAAAAGCCGATGAACATCGCCACCGGCGGCCTCGCCCGTTTGCTTATGGGACACTTACGAACTCCTTTCAAGTTGGAGCCTTTTCTTACTCTCGAAGGGATGCGCATTATTTACGAGCGAAATCGACCTTGAAGGGTAACAGCAAACTCGTCATAAGCAGGCAGACTCTGCCTCACGAACGCCTCGAAGTTACGGTGCGCCGCCATCTTGCCGCCGAGTGGCAAAAGCCGCCGGCGAGCCATACTCGTGAGGCCTTTATGCGCTTTCTTCAAGTCGTCTCTTCAATAAATCGGCCGATGATCCTCGATTCCGGCTGCGGAACCGGCGAAAGCACCCTGCGCCTTGCCGAAGATCACATGGACTGCTGGGTAATCGGAATCGACAAGTCGGCGGCGCGGCTGGCCAAAGCAAATAAAAAAGAGCGGCCGCAAAACGCTGTCTTTTTACGTGCCGATCAATTCGACTTTTGGCGTTTGGCCGCCGAAAAGGGTATGCGCTTCAAAGTCCACTATCTTTTTTATCCCAATCCATGGCCGAAAAAGGAGCATCTGAAGCGGCGAGTTCATGCCCATCCTGCCTTCAAATACTTGATAGCGATTTCTGAACGTTTGATTTTGCGCAGTAATTGGCTTATATTTATCCAAGAATTTGCCGCCGCCTATCGTCTGGCGACCGGTTATGAGGGTGAAACGGCAAAGATTCGCCCGCAGGAAGCGTATACTCTGTTCGAAAAAAAGTTTCTCGAAAGCGGACACGAGCTGTATGAATTCAGAGGATAATGTAACCCCAAACGAACGACCGAGAACGTTGGAAGAACTCGGCTGGAATGATTTCTTTGCCGAACATGCCAAGCCGGCGCTTTCCCGCGGACTAATTCCCGGCCGAGTCTCACTGCAGCAGAAAAAGCTCTATCGCGTCCTGACGGAAAAGGGCGACATACCGGCCGTGGTGGCAGGCAAATTGCGCCATGCCGCCAAGTCGCCGGCCGATTTTCCGGTCGTCGGCGACTGGGTAATGCTGGCCGAGGGAGGAAACCAGGCTACCATTCAGCAGGTTCTACCGCGGAAGTGCAAAATTTCGCGCGACACCGGCACGCGCACCGGCCGACGTCTCGTCACTGAGGAGCAGGTTCTGGCTGCTAATGTTGATCGAATCTTTCTCGTTACCGCCCTTAATGAAGAATTCAATCCGCGCCGCATCGATCGCTATTTGACCTTGATCGCGCAGAGCGGCGCCGAACCGATCCTTATCCTTAACAAGGCCGATCTCCATCCGGAGCCGGACAAGGTCGCCGAAATCGTTCGGCAATCCTATTCTCACATACCGGTGCATGTGATCAGCGCATTGCTGCAGCAGGGAATCGATCAGTTGACGCCCTATTTTCGGCGAGGTGAGACCGTTGCCATGCTCGGCTCCTCCGGTGTCGGCAAGACGACGTTGCTGAACGATCTGATCGGTGAAGACCGTTATGCCGTTCGCGAAACGAGCCGCTACAAAGATCGCGGCAAGCATTCCACTACCTATCGGGAGCTGATACTGCTTCGCAACGGCGGCCTATTGATCGATAACCCGGGTCTGCGCTCGGTGCAATTGTGGGATGTAGATGACCCAAGCGCCGCCTTTCCGGAGATCGAAGAGCTGAGCAGATCGTGTCGGTTCCGCAACTGCAGGCATCTCAACGAGCCGGACTGTGCCGTTTTATCGGCCCTCGCGAGCGGTGAATTAGACCCGATGCGTTACGAAAGCTACGTCCGTCTGCAGGCCGAAAAAGAACTGCAGGCCAAGAAGCGGATTCGACCGAAAAGCGGCAAAAGCATCAAATACGATTCGTGGACCGATGAATGGGAATAAGGTCGGGAGACGGTATGGTCAATCGACTTTGTATATTAACGGCTGCTTTATCGGTGGTGCTGCTGTTGCAGAAGCAGCCTAAGGCCCAGGAGCTGACTTTTTCGACCATGTGCGACGCTTCCGCCGGCATCGCCTTGGACGATCAGCATTTTGTTGCCGTCAACGACGAAGATAATTTGCTGCGCATTTTTCGCCTCGATCGGACAGAGCCGGTTTTTATCCAAGATTTATCCTCTATGTTGGGAATCGCATACGACGACAAGAGTCCCGAAGCAGATTTGGAAGGCGCCGCCCGCCTTGGAGAGGTCATCTATTTCATCTCCTCTCACGGCAGAGACAAAGAAGGAAGGTTGCGAAAAAATCGCCATCGCTTTTTTGCGCTGCGCATCGAACGGCGCGGAGATGATTTTTCTGTTCAGCCGTTCGGCAAACCCTACAGTCGTTTGTTGGACGACTTGATTGCCGATCCCGTTTCTCGACGGACAGGCCTGAAAGAAGCCTACCAGCCGCAAAAAAAGAGAGATGATCAGCTGCGTCCGAAAAAGAGAGGAGTCAATATCGAAGGACTAGCAGCCGGCAGCGACGGCAAAAGCCTGCTCATCGGTTTTCGCAACCCGCGACCCAAAGGCAAGGCGCTGCTGGTGCCTCTGTTGAATCCGGAACGCGTGCTTTTGTACGGAGAAGCGGCGCGCTTCGGTGCACCTATTGTGTTGGACTTGGGTGGTTTGGGTATACGCAGCCTGGAACGTAGGGGAGAAAAGGGTTGTCTGCTGATCATTGCAGGCGGCGTCGAAGAATCAAAAGACTCTGCTCTTTTCGTCTTGGATGATCTGTCGCTGGCGACCCGCAGAGTGGATACGATAGCCATCCCCCGCGATTGGACGCCGGAATCACTGTTCTTTTATCCGGACGGTCGGTGGCAGATTCTCAGCGATGACGGCACTGTGCCGGTGCACAACAGCCTCGGCAGCATTTGTCCTTGCAAAGAAGCGGATGAACCTCGAACAAAAACTTTTCGCAGTCTAATTTTGGCAGACGATCCGTGCCGGAATTAAAGCCCAAGTCAGAAAAAGTAAGCATCGAAAAGACAAAAATAGCTTGCATAAATACACCAAAGTTTTTATATTTCTTAACCTTTGTGAGATGCGGGAGTAGTTCAGTGGTAGAACACAACCTTGCCAAGGTTGGGGTCGCGAGTTCAAGCCTCGTCTCCCGCTCCATCACGGCGGCGTAGCCAAGTGGCTAAGGCGGAGGTCTGCAAAACCTCTATTCATCGGTTCGATTCCGATCGCCGCCTCCAGATGCCCAGACGGCCGGGGTGGCGAAATTGGTAGACGCAAGGGACTTAAAATCCCTCGGAATGAATAATTCCGTGCCGGTTAGATTCCGGCCCTCGGCACTGTTACATGACGATTTCGGCTGCCGACGGCCGCGAAAATTGAAACGATCGATTCATAAACGGGCGGTTAGCTCAGATGGTTAGAGTACTTGCTTGACATGCAAGGGGTCACTGGTTCAAATCCAGTACCGCCCACATAAATTGCCGCCGCCTCTTTGAGGCGGTTTTAATTTGTAGAAACGATGATCCGGAAAGGGTGATTGTTTGGCCAAAATTTCGATACGGTTTCCAGACGGCAGAGAAAAATCCTACGACTCCGGCATAACCGGCCGCGATATTTTGACGGAGATCGGGGGAAAATTGGCGCGAGAAGCGCTGGCCCTCAAGATCAACAACAAACTCCTCGACTTGGCTCGACCTCTGACGGAGAGCGGCGATCTTTTGTTCCTCACCTTCGATTCCCGCGAAGGCAAGGAAATATTTTGGCACAGCAGCGCCCATATTATGGCGCACGCCGTCAAGGAGCTCTTTCCGCAGGCCAAATTTGCCTTTGGGCCGCCGGTCGAAGAGGGCTTTTACTACGATATCGACTTGGGACAGAGTCTTACGCCGGAAGATTTAGTTAGAATCGAAGCCAAAATGGCTGAAATCGTCGCCGCCGACCGACCGTTCATTCGCGAGGAAATGTCGGTTGAAGAGGCGCTGCGGCTTTTCAAAGAACGGGGCGAGGATTACAAAGTCGAACAGATCGAGCGATTGGGCGAACCGCCGAGCATCTATCGCGAAGGCGATTTCATCGACTTGTGCCGCGGCCCGCACCTGCCGTCTACCGGCTATGTCGCCGCCTTTAAACTTCTCAGCGTCGCCGGCGCCTATTGGCTGGGCGACGAAAAAAATGCCCAACTGCAGCGCATCTACGGCATCTCGTTTCCGAAAAAATCTCTATTGGACGAATACCTCTTTCGACTCGAAGAGGCGAAGCGGCGCGATCACCGTCGATTGGGCAAAGAGCTTGATCTCTTTACAATTCAGGATGAAGCAGGCCCCGGCTTGGTGCTTTGGCACCCCAAAGGCGCCTTTATTCGCTACAAGATCGAAGAGTATTGGAAGCAGCGCCATCTGGAAGCGGGTTACGAGTTCGTCAATTCCCCGCACATTGCGCGCAAGACGCTGTGGGGGATCAGCGGCCATCTCGATTTCTTTAGCGAGAACATGTACTCGCCGATGCAGGTCGATGAGCAGGAATATCTCGTCAAGCCGATGAACTGCCCGTTCCACCTGCTCATTTACCGCAGCAAAACGAGAAGTTATCGTGATCTTCCGTTCCGTTGGGCCGAGTTGGGCACGGTCTACCGTTATGAGCGCTCCGGCGTGCTGCACGGACTGATGCGCGTACGCGGCTTTACGCAGGACGACGCCCACATTTTCTGCCGACCCGATCAACTGGACGACGAGGTGTTCAAACTGATCGATTTTTCCACCGGCATGCTGCGGACCTTCGGCTTTGAGTCCTTCGACGTGTACCTGTCCACTCGACCGGAGAAATATGTCGGCACTTTGGAAAACTGGGAACGGGCCACGGAAGCGCTGCGCAAAGGACTCGATGCTTCGGGAATTCCCTATCAGATCGATCCCGGCGAGGGTGTTTTTTATGGGCCGAAAATCGACATCAAAATTCGCGATTCCATCGGCCGCTCTTGGCAGTGCTCCACTATTCAGGTGGATTTCAATGAACCCGAGCGTTTCGACATCCACTATGTCGCTCAGGACGGCCAACGGCATCGCCCCATCATGATCCATCGGGCGCTTCTCGGTTCATTGGAGCGGTTTTTCGGTGTGTTGATCGAGCATTATGCGGGCGCCTTTCCCTTATGGCTGGCGCCGGTTCAGGTTGTCGTCATGCCGATAACGGATCAGCAGCATGACTATGCCGCGCAAGTAAATGAACAGCTCAAGTCCGCCGGAATTCGCACGGAATTGGACGACCGTAATGAAAAAATCGGTTATAAAATTCGCGAAGCGGAGACGCAAAAGATTCCATACATGCTAATCCTCGGCAAAAAAGAGTTCGAAACACAAACTGTCGCAGTGCGCAAACGCCATGAGGGCGACAAGGGCAGTATGACACTGAGTGAATTCATCGCTCTGGTGCAGGAGGGCGTGCAGAAAAAAACAATGTAAATAAAGAACCTAGTTTGGAGGTGCCACATCAAGGTCAAAGAAATTCGCGTCAACGATGAAATCGAAGCAAAAAGCGTTCGATGCATCGGCCCCGACGGGAAGCAGATCGGCGTAATCAGCAAAGCGGAAGCGTTGCGTTTGGCCGATGAGGCCGGGCTGGATTTAGTCGAAATTTCTCCGACTGCCGTGCCTCCCGTCTGCAAGATTATGGATTTCGGCAAGTTCAAATACGAACTGGCCAAGAAGGAAAAGGACAGTCGTAAAAAACAACACGTCATCGTTACCAAGGAAATTCGGCTGAGGCCAAAGACCGAGGAACATGATTTTCTCTTTAAAGTCAAGCACGCCAGGAAGTTTATCGAGGAAGGAAATCGCGTCAAAGCCACCGTCATGTTCCGTGGACGCGAAAATGCCCATCGCGAATTCGGCGAAGCGGTTCTGGAAAGGCTCAAGAAAGAATTGGAAGATGTAGCCAAGGTTGAAAAAGATACGAAATTTGAAGGCGGTCAACTGATACTCTATCTGACGAAAAAGTGAGGTAATGTAAAATGCCGAAAATGAAAACGAACCGTGCAGCGATGAAGCGGTTCAGATTTACCGGTACGGGCAAAATTCGCCGTTCGCGCGCATTTGCCAGCCATATTCTTACCAAAAAGAACGCCAAGCGGAAACGCCGGCTGCGGCAGAATACGCTGATTGCCAAAGCCGATTACGCCCGCGTCAAACGCTTGATCAGCGCCTGATTGTTTACACCCTGAACGATACGGAGGACTATAATGCCCAGATCGCATTCTTCTGTTCCGACCCATCATCGTCGGAAAAAATATCTCAAAGCTGCCAAAGGTTATTGGGGCGGTAAGCACCGTCTGTTCAAGTCTGCCAAAGAACAGGTCGAAAAGGGCCTGCAGTATGCCTATCGCGATCGAAGGAATCGCCGGCGCGAGCTTCGGGCTTTGTGGATCACGCGCATCAATGCCGCTTCGCGGATGTTCGGGCTGTCCTATTCTCAGCTCATCGACAAGCTGAATAAAAAGGGCATCGTCGTAGATCGCAAAATCCTAGCCGACTTGGCCGTAAACGACATTAAAGCCTTTGAAGCCGTCGTCAATTCCGCTAAATCCTGATCGCTCATGTCGGAGGCATTCAAACAGATCCTGATGACAGCGGCGGAAATCCGCCGCGAGTTTGCGGAAAAGAGCCGTACTGTCGCCTCTTCCGCAGAGGTGGAAGAGCTGCGCATCGCTTTTCTTGGTAGAAAGGGCAAGGTGACTGCGCTCTTTCAGCTTATTGGCGCCGTCGATGCCGAGGAAAAGCCGCGCGCGGGAGCGGAGCTGAACCGCCTTCGCGACGAGCTGACGCAGACCCTCCAAGAACTGAAGCAACAGGAAAAAGATCGCGAGGAGCGCGCCTCTTTTTTTGACCCGACACTGCCGGGACGCCGTCCGCCGCAGGGCAGCCTGCATCCCCTGCTGCAGGTGATGGACGAGATCAAGAGCATCTTTATCGGCATGGGGTTCCGAGTGGAGGAGGGGCCGGAAATCGAAACCGACTATTATAACTTTGAAGCGTTGAACGTTCCGGCGCATCACCCTTCGCGCGACATGCACGACACTTTTTATGTCGAAGGCGGTTTTCTCTTGCGTACACACACCTCACCGGTGCAAATCCACACGATGGAAAAGCAAAAACCGCCGATCCGCATGATCGCTCCCGGCCGCTGCTTTCGCAAAGACACGCCGGATGCCACTCATTCGCCCATATTTCATCAGGTGGAGGGCTTGGTTGTCGATCGCGGCGTCTCGTTTGCGGACCTAAAGGGGGTGGTACAGGCCTTTGCGCAAAGACTTCTAGGGCATGGCGTACAGGTTCGCTTTCGCCCGAGCTTTTTTCCGTTTACCGAGCCCAGCGCAGAATACGATTTTTCCTGCATTTTTTGCGGCGGCAACGGCTGCCGGGTATGCAAACAGACCGGCTGGCTCGAGATCTCCGGCGCCGGTATGGTCGATCCGGAGGTCTTTGGATTCGTCGACATCGATCCCGAAATTTACTCCGGCTACGCCTTCGGCATGGGCATCGAGCGGATCGCGATGCTGCTTTTAGGCGTACACGATATCCGAATTTTTTACGAAAACGATTTGCGCTTTCTCAACCAGTTTTAATGGTGGACCGACTTGAAAGTAACGCTGAGCTGGCTTAAGGAATTTGTCGATATTGATCTTTCGATCGAGCAGATCGCCGAAACTCTGACCATGCGCGGCCTGGAGATCGAGGAAATCACTCGGCCGCAATACGCTTTTTCCGGTGTGGTCACTGCTCGGGTTCTTGCCGTTGACCCGCATCCGAGTGCCGACCATCTGCGAGTTTGCCGCGTCTCGGACGGCACGGCAGAGCGGAACGTCGTCTGCGGCGCTCCCAACGTCCGAAAAGGCAAGGTTTATCCGCTGGCGCTTCCGGGCGCCAAGCTGGGAGAGATGAGCATCGAAACGCGGCCGCTGCGGGGCGTTGTAAGCGAAGGGATGCTCTGTTCGGAAAGCGAGCTCGGGCTTTCCGAGCGTGCGGACGGGCTTCTCGAGCTGCCGGATGATGCGCCGCTCGGCAAAGACTTGAAAGAGCTGCTCGGAGAGGCTGATACAACTTTTGATGTCTTTGTAACACCCAATCGCGCCGACTGCATGAGCGTGATTGGAATTGCCCGTGAGCTGGCGTCGGCCATGGGCAGACCGTTAAAGAAACGCGCTCTTTCTTTGCAGCCCGCGCCTGCCGGCGAAGCGATGAATGTGGAGATCCTTGACCCTCAGCGCTGTCCGCGTTACACCGGCAGACTCATTGCTGAGGTAAAAATCGGTCCTTCGCCGCTTTGGCTGGCCAGACGTCTCCACGCAGTGGGCGTGCGGTCGATCAATAATGTGGTCGACATTACCAACTATGTGATGATGGAAACCGGCCAGCCGCTCCACGCTTTCGATCGGGCGTTACTCAGAGGAAATCGAATCGTTGTACGCACCGCCGACAAAGGGGAACGATTTGTAACGCTGGACGGCAAAGAGCATGAGCTTGGCCCTGAAGACTTGTTGATCTGCGACGCGGAGCGGCCGGTTGCCTTGGCCGGAATTATGGGCGGACTCAATTCCGAAGTTTCTGAGCAAACGACTGCGGTCTTTTTGGAAAGCGCTCATTTCGAGCCCACCGGCATCCGCAAGACCTCCGGTAGACTGCAGGTGGCCAGCGAATCCTCGCGGAGATTCGAGCGGGGCGTCGACCCCAACGGCGCCGTCTATGCGTTGGACCGCGCCGCTCAGCTGATGGTCGAATTGGCAGGCGGCAAAATCCTCGGCGAGGTCGTTGATGTTTATGCCAAACCGATCGCACCGTTGACCATTCGGCTTTCCACCGCAAAATGCAATGCCTTGTTGGGTACCAATCTGCCGCAGGAAAAAATCGGGTCGATTCTGCAAAGCCTCGAGCTGCCGACGCAACCGATGGATGCCGACTTGTTGTCGGTGCAAATTCCCACTTTCCGTTTCGATCTCACTCGGCCGGTCGACTTGATGGAAGAGGTGGCGCGCTGCATCGGTTATCATGCAGTGCCGCCCGAACCGGCTCCGCGCATCAATCAGATGCAGGAACCGAATCAGCGCGATCGCTTCCGAGATCAAGTGCGGCGAATGCTTGTTTCGGCCGGATTGCGCGAAACGGTCGCCTATAACTTGGTGCCGCGCAAAATAGCCGAAGCTTTCCTGCCGAACGGATTGGAATGCGTCAATCTCATCAATCCACTCAGCGCCGATATGGCCGTCTTTCGTCCGAACATCCTGATTTCCCTATTAGGGACGGCAGCCTACAATCGTAATCGCCAAATGCCGGATCTCAGAATCTATGAGATCGGGCAATCGGGCTGGAAGATTAACGGCAAAATTGAGGAAAAACTGCAGATCGGCGTGCTGTTGTGCGGCGAAAGGTTAAACAAAGAGTGGTATCAAGGGCCGGTTGC comes from candidate division KSB1 bacterium and encodes:
- the rpmI gene encoding 50S ribosomal protein L35; its protein translation is MPKMKTNRAAMKRFRFTGTGKIRRSRAFASHILTKKNAKRKRRLRQNTLIAKADYARVKRLISA
- the pheT gene encoding phenylalanine--tRNA ligase subunit beta; this translates as MKVTLSWLKEFVDIDLSIEQIAETLTMRGLEIEEITRPQYAFSGVVTARVLAVDPHPSADHLRVCRVSDGTAERNVVCGAPNVRKGKVYPLALPGAKLGEMSIETRPLRGVVSEGMLCSESELGLSERADGLLELPDDAPLGKDLKELLGEADTTFDVFVTPNRADCMSVIGIARELASAMGRPLKKRALSLQPAPAGEAMNVEILDPQRCPRYTGRLIAEVKIGPSPLWLARRLHAVGVRSINNVVDITNYVMMETGQPLHAFDRALLRGNRIVVRTADKGERFVTLDGKEHELGPEDLLICDAERPVALAGIMGGLNSEVSEQTTAVFLESAHFEPTGIRKTSGRLQVASESSRRFERGVDPNGAVYALDRAAQLMVELAGGKILGEVVDVYAKPIAPLTIRLSTAKCNALLGTNLPQEKIGSILQSLELPTQPMDADLLSVQIPTFRFDLTRPVDLMEEVARCIGYHAVPPEPAPRINQMQEPNQRDRFRDQVRRMLVSAGLRETVAYNLVPRKIAEAFLPNGLECVNLINPLSADMAVFRPNILISLLGTAAYNRNRQMPDLRIYEIGQSGWKINGKIEEKLQIGVLLCGERLNKEWYQGPVAFDFYDIKGIYEHLFEGIGISKARFVEAKEPIWDRESVGLEINGRYLGSFGKIRKEICAFYKFKVCDVFGLWLDFDSLFELRTINKRYDPVPRFPSSPFDLALIVDIDTPVGRLEEEIRQAGGPYLREVRLFDLYQGDQVPPGKKSAAFSLTFSSKERTLNEDEVNETVEKILERLRKELGAELRPS
- a CDS encoding DUF3616 domain-containing protein: MVNRLCILTAALSVVLLLQKQPKAQELTFSTMCDASAGIALDDQHFVAVNDEDNLLRIFRLDRTEPVFIQDLSSMLGIAYDDKSPEADLEGAARLGEVIYFISSHGRDKEGRLRKNRHRFFALRIERRGDDFSVQPFGKPYSRLLDDLIADPVSRRTGLKEAYQPQKKRDDQLRPKKRGVNIEGLAAGSDGKSLLIGFRNPRPKGKALLVPLLNPERVLLYGEAARFGAPIVLDLGGLGIRSLERRGEKGCLLIIAGGVEESKDSALFVLDDLSLATRRVDTIAIPRDWTPESLFFYPDGRWQILSDDGTVPVHNSLGSICPCKEADEPRTKTFRSLILADDPCRN
- the rsgA gene encoding ribosome small subunit-dependent GTPase A gives rise to the protein MNSEDNVTPNERPRTLEELGWNDFFAEHAKPALSRGLIPGRVSLQQKKLYRVLTEKGDIPAVVAGKLRHAAKSPADFPVVGDWVMLAEGGNQATIQQVLPRKCKISRDTGTRTGRRLVTEEQVLAANVDRIFLVTALNEEFNPRRIDRYLTLIAQSGAEPILILNKADLHPEPDKVAEIVRQSYSHIPVHVISALLQQGIDQLTPYFRRGETVAMLGSSGVGKTTLLNDLIGEDRYAVRETSRYKDRGKHSTTYRELILLRNGGLLIDNPGLRSVQLWDVDDPSAAFPEIEELSRSCRFRNCRHLNEPDCAVLSALASGELDPMRYESYVRLQAEKELQAKKRIRPKSGKSIKYDSWTDEWE
- a CDS encoding tRNA (guanine-N(7)-)-methyltransferase, yielding MKGNSKLVISRQTLPHERLEVTVRRHLAAEWQKPPASHTREAFMRFLQVVSSINRPMILDSGCGTGESTLRLAEDHMDCWVIGIDKSAARLAKANKKERPQNAVFLRADQFDFWRLAAEKGMRFKVHYLFYPNPWPKKEHLKRRVHAHPAFKYLIAISERLILRSNWLIFIQEFAAAYRLATGYEGETAKIRPQEAYTLFEKKFLESGHELYEFRG
- a CDS encoding type III pantothenate kinase; amino-acid sequence: MLLAIDIGNTQIAAGLMEGDELRAHWRISSMIERTEDEAWMMMSNIARANQVDLAQTTGVVISSVVPDLTHTFEKMAVKYLHFAPLVVSSALDLGIEIAYESPTLVGADRLCNAVGGFFKYGGPLNIVDFGTATTFDVVSRDGKYLGGVIAPGIEMSAQILHRRAAKLPRVYLSFPARVIGRTTETSMQSGLMYGTVEMVEGLTARISEELGEKPMNIATGGLARLLMGHLRTPFKLEPFLTLEGMRIIYERNRP
- the rplT gene encoding 50S ribosomal protein L20; its protein translation is MPRSHSSVPTHHRRKKYLKAAKGYWGGKHRLFKSAKEQVEKGLQYAYRDRRNRRRELRALWITRINAASRMFGLSYSQLIDKLNKKGIVVDRKILADLAVNDIKAFEAVVNSAKS
- a CDS encoding phenylalanine--tRNA ligase subunit alpha, with protein sequence MSEAFKQILMTAAEIRREFAEKSRTVASSAEVEELRIAFLGRKGKVTALFQLIGAVDAEEKPRAGAELNRLRDELTQTLQELKQQEKDREERASFFDPTLPGRRPPQGSLHPLLQVMDEIKSIFIGMGFRVEEGPEIETDYYNFEALNVPAHHPSRDMHDTFYVEGGFLLRTHTSPVQIHTMEKQKPPIRMIAPGRCFRKDTPDATHSPIFHQVEGLVVDRGVSFADLKGVVQAFAQRLLGHGVQVRFRPSFFPFTEPSAEYDFSCIFCGGNGCRVCKQTGWLEISGAGMVDPEVFGFVDIDPEIYSGYAFGMGIERIAMLLLGVHDIRIFYENDLRFLNQF
- the thrS gene encoding threonine--tRNA ligase — translated: MAKISIRFPDGREKSYDSGITGRDILTEIGGKLAREALALKINNKLLDLARPLTESGDLLFLTFDSREGKEIFWHSSAHIMAHAVKELFPQAKFAFGPPVEEGFYYDIDLGQSLTPEDLVRIEAKMAEIVAADRPFIREEMSVEEALRLFKERGEDYKVEQIERLGEPPSIYREGDFIDLCRGPHLPSTGYVAAFKLLSVAGAYWLGDEKNAQLQRIYGISFPKKSLLDEYLFRLEEAKRRDHRRLGKELDLFTIQDEAGPGLVLWHPKGAFIRYKIEEYWKQRHLEAGYEFVNSPHIARKTLWGISGHLDFFSENMYSPMQVDEQEYLVKPMNCPFHLLIYRSKTRSYRDLPFRWAELGTVYRYERSGVLHGLMRVRGFTQDDAHIFCRPDQLDDEVFKLIDFSTGMLRTFGFESFDVYLSTRPEKYVGTLENWERATEALRKGLDASGIPYQIDPGEGVFYGPKIDIKIRDSIGRSWQCSTIQVDFNEPERFDIHYVAQDGQRHRPIMIHRALLGSLERFFGVLIEHYAGAFPLWLAPVQVVVMPITDQQHDYAAQVNEQLKSAGIRTELDDRNEKIGYKIREAETQKIPYMLILGKKEFETQTVAVRKRHEGDKGSMTLSEFIALVQEGVQKKTM
- the infC gene encoding translation initiation factor IF-3 gives rise to the protein MRVNDEIEAKSVRCIGPDGKQIGVISKAEALRLADEAGLDLVEISPTAVPPVCKIMDFGKFKYELAKKEKDSRKKQHVIVTKEIRLRPKTEEHDFLFKVKHARKFIEEGNRVKATVMFRGRENAHREFGEAVLERLKKELEDVAKVEKDTKFEGGQLILYLTKK